One Pseudomonas sp. AN-1 genomic region harbors:
- a CDS encoding AMP-binding protein, with amino-acid sequence MSPVVEGFRQRLLAHGARPALNDGTRRWSYAELLDEVGERRALLERHGVRRLALALDNGPEWLFWDLAALFAGLPCVPVPGFFSPSQQRHVLESAGVDALIASEPQAFAALGFVPRGVLHWREPAVQAELPAGTAKITYTSGTTGQPKGVCLSAEAMLGVAQSIAGATAGSGIERHLCVLPLAVLLENLAGNYAPLLLGACLEIPSLAAVGMRGASQFELPAFLATLARVRPSSLILLPQLLLALVAAAEGGQALPDSLHFIAVGGGRVAPQLLERAEALGLPVFEGYGLSECASVVCLNTPGQRRIGSVGRPLPHAEVRLADDGEVLVRGATFLGYLGEPAQTDAWLGTGDLGHWEDGFLVLHGRKKHQFVTAFGRNVNPEWVEAELVQQLPIAQAWLHGEALPANVAVLVPRSAQVSDAQLQAALDAVNAGLPDYARAHRWLRADQPFGEANGLATSNGRLRRAALFQHYRSAIASLMAESSVPVQEEQHP; translated from the coding sequence ATGTCGCCTGTGGTTGAAGGTTTTCGCCAGCGACTGCTCGCCCATGGTGCGCGCCCTGCACTGAATGATGGCACTCGCCGCTGGAGCTACGCCGAGCTGCTCGATGAGGTCGGCGAGCGCCGGGCGCTCCTCGAGCGCCACGGTGTACGCCGTCTGGCCCTGGCGCTGGACAATGGTCCCGAGTGGCTGTTCTGGGATCTGGCGGCGCTGTTCGCCGGCCTGCCCTGCGTGCCGGTGCCGGGGTTCTTCTCGCCGTCGCAGCAGCGCCACGTGCTGGAAAGTGCCGGCGTCGATGCGCTGATCGCCAGCGAGCCGCAGGCGTTCGCCGCCCTGGGCTTCGTTCCCCGCGGCGTGCTGCACTGGCGCGAGCCGGCTGTACAGGCCGAGCTACCGGCCGGCACGGCGAAGATCACCTACACATCGGGCACCACCGGCCAGCCCAAGGGGGTGTGCCTGTCGGCCGAAGCCATGCTGGGCGTGGCGCAGAGCATCGCCGGGGCCACCGCCGGCAGCGGTATCGAGCGCCATCTGTGCGTGCTGCCGCTGGCGGTGCTGCTGGAGAACCTGGCCGGCAACTATGCGCCGCTGCTGCTCGGCGCCTGCCTGGAGATCCCGTCGCTGGCCGCGGTCGGCATGCGTGGCGCCAGCCAGTTCGAGCTGCCGGCGTTCCTCGCCACCTTGGCGCGGGTGCGGCCGAGCAGCCTGATCCTGCTGCCGCAGTTGCTGCTGGCGCTGGTCGCCGCCGCCGAGGGTGGCCAGGCGCTACCGGATTCGCTGCACTTCATCGCCGTCGGCGGCGGGCGGGTGGCGCCGCAGCTGCTGGAGCGCGCCGAGGCGCTGGGCCTGCCGGTGTTCGAGGGCTACGGCCTGTCCGAGTGTGCCTCGGTGGTCTGCCTGAACACCCCCGGGCAGCGCCGCATCGGCAGCGTCGGCCGGCCGCTGCCGCACGCCGAGGTGCGTCTGGCCGACGACGGCGAGGTACTGGTGCGCGGGGCGACCTTCCTCGGCTATCTCGGCGAGCCGGCGCAGACCGATGCCTGGCTGGGCACCGGCGACCTGGGGCACTGGGAAGATGGCTTCCTCGTCCTGCACGGGCGCAAGAAGCACCAGTTCGTCACCGCCTTCGGCCGCAACGTCAACCCCGAGTGGGTCGAGGCCGAGCTGGTCCAGCAGTTGCCGATCGCCCAGGCCTGGCTGCACGGCGAGGCGCTGCCGGCCAACGTTGCGGTGCTGGTGCCGCGCTCGGCACAGGTGAGCGATGCCCAGCTGCAGGCGGCGCTGGACGCGGTCAACGCCGGCCTGCCCGACTATGCCCGTGCGCACCGCTGGCTGCGCGCCGATCAGCCCTTCGGCGAGGCCAACGGCCTGGCCACCAGCAACGGCCGGCTGCGCCGCGCCGCGCTCTTTCAGCACTATCGCAGCGCCATCGCCAGTCTGATGGCCGAATCGAGCGTCCCAGTTCAAGAGGAACAGCACCCATGA
- a CDS encoding thermostable hemolysin: MAPLQAGRDDFLATVGTNAELALHVAMQEPCTSRRRQLENFIGERFAEHYGARVRHFMPCLLGLYDQEQQLQAALGVRCGQSAPLFLERYLDAPVEQRIAELGGGGLPPRGRIAEVGNLAALGGGHARLLIVSLTELLATAGFRWVAFTGTPLLLNSFQRLGLSLLHLGPADGQRLGAELADWGSYYATQPQVMVGDVLAAHQRLQALGIYRRLGYQPRHGLDGELAHVACG; this comes from the coding sequence ATGGCACCGCTTCAGGCTGGTCGGGACGATTTTCTGGCGACGGTCGGTACGAACGCCGAGCTGGCCTTGCATGTCGCCATGCAAGAGCCGTGCACAAGCCGTCGCAGACAGCTGGAAAACTTCATCGGCGAGCGCTTCGCCGAACATTACGGCGCACGGGTGCGCCATTTCATGCCCTGCCTGCTGGGGCTCTACGATCAGGAGCAGCAGTTGCAGGCCGCCCTCGGCGTGCGCTGCGGCCAGTCCGCCCCGCTGTTTCTCGAGCGCTATCTGGACGCGCCGGTCGAGCAGCGCATCGCCGAACTGGGCGGCGGTGGCCTGCCGCCGCGCGGGCGGATCGCCGAGGTCGGCAACCTGGCCGCCCTGGGCGGCGGGCATGCGCGCCTGCTGATCGTTTCGCTCACCGAGCTGCTGGCCACCGCGGGCTTTCGCTGGGTGGCCTTCACCGGCACGCCGCTGCTGCTCAACAGCTTCCAGCGCCTGGGGCTGAGCCTGCTGCACCTGGGGCCGGCCGACGGCCAGCGCCTGGGGGCGGAGCTGGCCGACTGGGGCAGCTACTACGCCACCCAGCCGCAGGTGATGGTCGGCGACGTGCTGGCCGCCCACCAGCGCCTGCAGGCGCTGGGCATCTACCGGCGGCTGGGCTACCAGCCGCGTCATGGCCTGGACGGGGAGCTTGCCCATGTCGCCTGTGGTTGA
- a CDS encoding OprD family porin yields the protein MQFKKLSIIALAVAAAFAQLAQASEQSESKGFVEDSNLVLLNKNFAFYRDFHNNPGGQNYRNEWAHGILATYESGFTQGTVGFGVDAHAMLGLKLNSGGGTNGTGLLPVGDDGKADDDYSEAGGAIKVRVSSTTLKYGNLMPTGPVFATGTARLLPGTAEGFQLLSNEIDGLNLDAGHFTSTNDVNSSNHDGEILAAYAGVAADSADYVGGSYSINDDVSVSLYGSEFEDVWRQYYGNLNYNIPLGTERALNFDFNIYKTSETGDELVGKIDNTTWSLAAAYSMGAHKFTLAHQRVNGDEPFDFLALGEGQSGDSIFLANSVQYSDFNGPNEKSWQVRYDLDMASYGVPGLSFMARYITGDDIDGTKADPTGAYAGVYGDNQKHWERNLEAKYVVQEGAAKDLSFRIRHATHRATAFDSDLDEIRVITEYPLDIL from the coding sequence ATGCAATTCAAGAAGTTGAGCATCATCGCACTGGCCGTCGCGGCCGCTTTCGCGCAACTGGCCCAGGCCAGCGAGCAGTCGGAGTCCAAGGGCTTCGTCGAGGACAGCAACCTGGTCCTGCTGAACAAGAACTTCGCCTTCTACCGTGACTTCCACAACAACCCGGGCGGCCAGAACTACCGCAACGAGTGGGCGCACGGCATCCTGGCAACCTACGAGTCGGGCTTCACCCAGGGCACCGTCGGCTTCGGCGTCGACGCCCACGCCATGCTCGGCCTCAAGCTCAACAGCGGCGGCGGCACCAACGGTACCGGCCTGCTGCCGGTCGGTGACGACGGCAAGGCCGACGACGACTATTCCGAGGCCGGTGGCGCCATCAAGGTTCGCGTCTCCAGCACCACCCTGAAATACGGCAACCTGATGCCGACCGGCCCGGTGTTCGCCACCGGTACCGCGCGCCTGCTGCCGGGCACCGCCGAAGGCTTCCAGCTGCTGAGCAACGAGATCGACGGCCTGAACCTCGACGCCGGCCACTTCACCTCGACCAATGACGTCAACTCGTCCAACCACGATGGCGAGATCCTCGCCGCCTATGCCGGCGTCGCCGCGGACTCGGCCGACTACGTCGGCGGCTCCTACAGCATCAACGACGACGTCAGCGTGTCCCTGTACGGCTCCGAGTTCGAAGACGTGTGGCGCCAGTACTACGGCAACCTCAACTACAACATTCCGCTGGGAACCGAGCGCGCGCTGAACTTCGACTTCAACATCTACAAGACCAGCGAAACCGGCGACGAGCTGGTCGGCAAGATCGACAACACCACCTGGTCTCTGGCCGCCGCCTACAGCATGGGCGCGCACAAGTTCACCCTGGCCCACCAGCGCGTCAACGGCGACGAGCCGTTCGACTTCCTGGCCCTGGGCGAAGGCCAGTCCGGCGACTCGATCTTCCTCGCCAACTCGGTGCAGTACTCCGACTTCAACGGCCCGAACGAGAAGTCCTGGCAGGTGCGCTACGACCTCGACATGGCCAGCTACGGCGTGCCGGGTCTGAGCTTCATGGCCCGCTACATCACCGGCGATGACATCGACGGCACCAAGGCCGACCCGACTGGCGCCTACGCTGGCGTGTATGGCGACAACCAGAAGCACTGGGAGCGCAACCTGGAAGCCAAGTACGTGGTCCAGGAAGGCGCCGCCAAGGATCTGTCCTTCCGCATCCGTCACGCCACCCACCGCGCCACCGCCTTCGACAGCGACCTGGACGAAATTCGCGTGATCACCGAGTACCCGCTGGACATCCTGTAA